The genomic region TGTTTTGTTTTTGGCTTCACCCGGCGGTGGGCTCAGTTTCATGGTCCGGTACAGTAAAACAACGCCAAGTATTATGAAAGGCAGGCTTAGCCATTGGCCCATATTTAAGGTCATACCTTGTTCAAACGGTACCTGTACTTCCTTGAGGAATTCAATGAAAAACCGGGCAGTAAAAATCAATATCATAAAGAGACTGAACAGAAGTCCGGGTCTGAACTTGCCTTTATTTTTAAAATACAATTGGTAAAGGACCAAAAAGATGATCAGATAAGCCAGGGCCTCGTATATCTGGGTAGGATGCTTGGGCAGAATTTCGTTATTTCTGAGGAAGATGAAACCCCACGGAAGATCCGTTTCTATACCATATATTTCGGAATTCATTAAGTTTCCCATTCTTATGAAAAATCCTGCCAGCGCCACCGCAATGGAAATTCTGTCAAGTATCCAGATGTAGGGTTTCTTTTCTTTTCTTACAAACAGATACAGGGCAATCAGTATTCCAATGGCAGCTCCATGGCTTGCCAGCCCCCCATGCCAGATGTATAGTATTTCATGGGGATTGCTTAAATAGTAATCGGGCTGATAAAAGAAAACGTGACCCAGGCGCGCTCCCAACACTGTTCCAATAACCATGTAAAGGGTGAGCCTGTCCAGTACCTCAATGGAAATGCCTTCGGTTTTAAAAATTCTCATGAAAATCAGATAACCGAATACAAACCCCGCTGCAAAGAGCAACCCGTAATAACGGATGGACAATTCCCCGAGTATGGGTACATTTTCAAGACTGATTAATTCGGGATCAACATCCCACCTTATAAAAAGCGATAACATATATTCTATCAGTTTTTAATGCAGCAAATGTAGGAAAAATAATTGGAATCTGTTGCAGATGTTTTTTAAAATATTAAATGGGGTCTTTAGCTTTTCTTCATATTCT from Bacteroidales bacterium harbors:
- the lgt gene encoding prolipoprotein diacylglyceryl transferase — translated: MLSLFIRWDVDPELISLENVPILGELSIRYYGLLFAAGFVFGYLIFMRIFKTEGISIEVLDRLTLYMVIGTVLGARLGHVFFYQPDYYLSNPHEILYIWHGGLASHGAAIGILIALYLFVRKEKKPYIWILDRISIAVALAGFFIRMGNLMNSEIYGIETDLPWGFIFLRNNEILPKHPTQIYEALAYLIIFLVLYQLYFKNKGKFRPGLLFSLFMILIFTARFFIEFLKEVQVPFEQGMTLNMGQWLSLPFIILGVVLLYRTMKLSPPPGEAKNKTPGYKKS